In the genome of Candidatus Omnitrophota bacterium, one region contains:
- the rpsG gene encoding 30S ribosomal protein S7, which produces MRRRKAQEKQILADPKYNSKIIGKFINMMMLDGKKSTAENIIYEAFEIVQKQLNDTDAVKIFYKAIENARPRLEVKPRRVGGATYQVPIEVKQERGTSIALRWIRDFARNKKGKPMQEKLAEEIIAAYKNEGSSIKKRDDTHKMAESNKAFAHFRW; this is translated from the coding sequence ATGAGAAGAAGAAAGGCACAAGAAAAACAGATCCTGGCGGACCCCAAATACAACAGCAAGATCATAGGTAAATTCATTAACATGATGATGCTCGACGGTAAGAAATCAACTGCTGAAAATATCATCTATGAGGCCTTTGAGATTGTGCAAAAACAGCTTAATGATACCGACGCGGTAAAGATTTTTTACAAGGCTATAGAGAATGCACGTCCCCGCCTTGAAGTTAAGCCCCGCCGAGTAGGGGGGGCTACTTATCAGGTGCCTATTGAAGTTAAGCAGGAAAGGGGCACTTCCATCGCCCTTCGTTGGATCAGGGATTTTGCCCGCAATAAAAAAGGCAAACCCATGCAGGAAAAATTAGCCGAAGAGATCATCGCTGCTTACAAGAACGAAGGCTCCTCAATCAAGAAGCGCGACGATACTCATAAAATGGCTGAATCCAACAAGGCCTTCGCGCATTTTAGATGGTAA
- the rpsJ gene encoding 30S ribosomal protein S10, translating to MSQKIRIKLKAYDHRLLDQAVTEIVETVKRNGAIISGPVPLPTKKEIYTVLRSPVIDKKSREQFDLSVHKRLIDIFEPTSKTIDSLRKLNLPAGVDVEIK from the coding sequence ATGTCACAGAAAATAAGAATCAAATTAAAAGCTTATGACCACCGCCTGTTAGACCAGGCAGTAACAGAGATTGTGGAAACCGTGAAAAGGAACGGGGCTATAATTTCCGGCCCCGTGCCTCTTCCCACAAAAAAGGAGATCTATACGGTATTACGCTCTCCGGTGATTGATAAGAAATCCCGGGAGCAGTTTGATTTGTCCGTGCACAAAAGGCTGATAGATATTTTTGAGCCTACCTCAAAAACTATCGATTCCTTGAGGAAACTGAATCTGCCTGCCGGAGTGGATGTAGAAATAAAATAA
- the fusA gene encoding elongation factor G — MARKVALEKIRNIGIIAHIDAGKTTTTERILFYTGKNYKLGEVHDGTATMDWMVQEQERGITITAAATTCQWKDCSINIIDTPGHVDFTVEVERSLKVLDGAVVVFCGVGGVEPQSETVWRQADRYGVPRIAYVNKMDRTGSNFFEVIDQMHKRLGANAAAIQVPYGDQENFKGIIDIVDDKLHFYKDDLGKEVETKQIPEEFKAEVAKYRAILIERLAEADDEILDKFLHNKEVTREDLHKKIRETVVANKFVPVLCGSSFKNKGIQFVLDAVCDYLPSPSDVPSIKGTNPETGEFEEIDTSDKAPFCALCFKVATDPYVGRLNYVRVYSGTLNQGIYIHNATKHVRERVTKLVRMHANRQEIVESISTGDIAAVVGLKETKTGDTICSENTHIVIEAMRFPEPVIQQAIETANKDDQEKLGLALHKLGDEDPSFKIHYNHETGQTIISGMGQLHLEIIVDRLLREFNVPVQVGFPQVAYRETITKAVNATGKFIQQSGGRGQYGHVVIELGPQETPGTGITFENKIKGGAIPQEFIPAVKQGIMETSKSGVLAGYPVTDIKVVLVDGSFHDVDSSEMAFKMAAGIALTDGMRKAGAVLMEPIMDMEVVTPEEFMGAVIGDLSSRRAKINAINSRANVRAIRAFIPLAEIFNYATVVRSITQGRASYTMEPSYYTEVPSHIAEKIIAGFASAGTRK, encoded by the coding sequence ATGGCACGCAAGGTCGCATTAGAAAAAATAAGGAACATCGGCATCATCGCCCATATTGACGCTGGTAAGACCACGACTACCGAGCGCATCCTTTTTTACACAGGGAAAAATTATAAGTTAGGCGAGGTTCACGACGGCACTGCTACTATGGACTGGATGGTTCAGGAGCAGGAGCGCGGTATTACTATTACCGCGGCGGCTACTACCTGCCAATGGAAAGATTGTTCTATTAATATTATAGATACTCCCGGCCACGTTGATTTTACGGTTGAGGTTGAGCGCTCTTTAAAGGTCTTAGACGGGGCGGTAGTTGTTTTCTGCGGCGTCGGCGGAGTTGAGCCGCAGTCCGAAACTGTTTGGAGACAAGCGGACCGTTATGGCGTTCCCAGGATTGCCTATGTAAATAAAATGGACAGGACCGGAAGCAATTTTTTTGAGGTTATTGATCAGATGCATAAGCGTTTAGGCGCTAACGCTGCGGCCATTCAGGTCCCGTATGGCGACCAGGAAAATTTTAAAGGCATTATTGATATTGTGGATGATAAATTGCATTTTTATAAAGATGATCTAGGCAAAGAGGTAGAAACCAAGCAGATCCCCGAAGAATTTAAAGCCGAAGTAGCAAAATACCGCGCGATTTTAATCGAGCGGCTTGCTGAAGCGGATGATGAGATACTTGATAAATTTCTGCACAATAAAGAAGTAACCAGAGAGGACCTGCATAAAAAAATCCGTGAAACCGTTGTTGCCAATAAATTTGTCCCGGTTCTATGCGGCTCATCTTTTAAGAATAAAGGCATTCAGTTTGTATTGGATGCGGTTTGCGATTATTTACCTTCCCCCAGCGATGTCCCCTCAATAAAAGGCACTAATCCCGAAACAGGCGAATTTGAAGAAATAGATACTTCTGACAAGGCTCCGTTTTGCGCGCTTTGTTTTAAGGTTGCTACCGACCCGTATGTGGGAAGGCTTAATTATGTCAGAGTTTATTCCGGGACCTTGAATCAGGGAATTTATATCCATAACGCCACTAAGCATGTGCGCGAAAGAGTGACTAAGCTGGTGCGGATGCACGCTAATCGCCAGGAAATCGTGGAGAGTATCTCTACCGGAGATATCGCTGCGGTAGTAGGTTTAAAAGAAACCAAAACCGGGGATACCATCTGCTCTGAAAATACCCATATCGTAATTGAAGCCATGCGTTTTCCGGAACCAGTTATCCAGCAGGCCATTGAAACCGCGAATAAAGATGACCAGGAAAAACTGGGGTTAGCGCTTCATAAGTTAGGCGATGAAGATCCATCCTTTAAGATCCATTACAATCATGAAACAGGCCAAACTATTATTTCCGGCATGGGCCAGCTTCATCTTGAAATTATTGTCGATAGGCTTTTAAGAGAATTTAATGTTCCGGTGCAGGTTGGTTTTCCTCAGGTTGCTTATCGGGAGACGATCACTAAGGCGGTTAACGCCACCGGCAAATTTATCCAGCAGTCCGGCGGCCGCGGCCAATACGGCCATGTAGTTATTGAGCTTGGCCCCCAAGAAACTCCCGGCACAGGGATTACTTTTGAAAATAAGATTAAGGGAGGGGCAATACCTCAAGAATTTATCCCCGCAGTTAAACAAGGCATTATGGAAACTTCTAAGAGCGGTGTTTTAGCAGGGTATCCGGTTACAGATATAAAAGTAGTTTTGGTGGACGGGTCATTCCACGATGTAGATTCTTCAGAAATGGCCTTTAAAATGGCCGCAGGGATAGCTCTTACTGACGGCATGCGAAAAGCTGGCGCGGTCCTGATGGAGCCGATCATGGATATGGAAGTTGTTACTCCAGAAGAATTCATGGGAGCGGTTATCGGAGACTTAAGCTCGCGCAGGGCGAAAATAAACGCGATCAATTCCCGCGCTAATGTGCGCGCGATAAGGGCGTTTATTCCGTTGGCGGAAATCTTTAATTACGCCACGGTTGTCCGTTCTATTACTCAAGGCAGAGCTTCCTATACAATGGAGCCCTCATATTATACCGAGGTGCCTTCACATATAGCGGAAAAGATTATCGCTGGGTTTGCTTCAGCAGGGACAAGAAAATAA
- the rplW gene encoding 50S ribosomal protein L23, with translation MNSFTVIKSLIRTEKSTYLNEPQGKYLFLVDKTANKIQVKRAVEEIYKVKVVSVNTSIVPGKQKRVRSQIGKTPDTKKAIVSLKEGQKIEEKA, from the coding sequence ATGAACTCATTTACCGTCATAAAAAGCTTAATCAGGACCGAGAAATCAACTTATCTTAACGAACCCCAAGGCAAGTACTTGTTTTTGGTGGATAAAACCGCCAACAAGATTCAGGTGAAACGCGCCGTGGAAGAGATTTATAAGGTAAAAGTAGTTTCGGTTAATACATCTATTGTTCCCGGCAAACAGAAACGCGTAAGATCTCAAATCGGCAAAACCCCGGATACGAAAAAGGCGATAGTCAGCCTTAAAGAGGGGCAAAAAATAGAAGAGAAGGCATAA
- the rplD gene encoding 50S ribosomal protein L4, whose product MEALSLLNIEGKEIDSIKLDKSVFDGVVNKDVIYQAMVAYRANQRTGLAATKTRGEVSGGGKKPWKQKGTGRARHGSTRSPIWRHGGVTFGPHPRDYSYVLPQKIKTAALKSALNLKVQENSIILLDQAKLANPKTKQLCGIFDKLKFVDKKNKNRLFLIEKMDKDIKVASRNIQGLNLSLSSDTNAYEVLTARKILITKAALDALVKRLKK is encoded by the coding sequence ATGGAAGCTTTAAGTTTGCTTAATATTGAAGGAAAAGAAATAGATTCCATCAAGCTTGATAAAAGTGTCTTTGATGGCGTGGTTAATAAGGATGTCATTTATCAGGCAATGGTTGCCTATAGGGCTAATCAAAGAACAGGATTAGCCGCTACTAAAACCCGCGGTGAAGTTTCCGGAGGCGGTAAAAAGCCCTGGAAACAAAAGGGCACCGGGCGCGCCCGTCACGGTTCTACTCGTTCTCCGATATGGAGGCACGGCGGAGTTACTTTTGGGCCGCATCCGCGCGATTACAGCTATGTCTTGCCGCAGAAAATAAAAACCGCGGCTCTTAAATCCGCGCTTAATCTTAAGGTTCAGGAAAATAGCATTATTCTGTTAGACCAGGCCAAGCTGGCTAATCCTAAGACAAAACAGCTTTGCGGGATATTTGATAAACTAAAATTTGTGGATAAGAAAAATAAGAACCGTTTGTTTTTGATTGAGAAGATGGATAAAGATATTAAAGTTGCTTCCCGTAATATTCAGGGCCTGAACTTGTCTTTATCTTCAGATACGAATGCGTATGAAGTTTTAACTGCCCGTAAAATATTAATTACTAAGGCCGCGCTTGACGCGTTAGTGAAAAGATTGAAAAAATGA
- the tuf gene encoding elongation factor Tu, translated as MAKEKFVRSKPHVNIGTIGHIDHGKTTLTAAITHVLAKMGKAQERQYADIAKGGTVRDETKVVTISVAHVEYETDNRHYAHIDCPGHADYIKNMITGAAQMDGAILVVSASDGPMPQTREHILLARQVNVPNIVVFLNKVDTVSDKELIDLVEMEVRDLLTKYGFPGDKTPIIKGSALKALQVADANAPEASCIHELMKACDEFITLPPRELDKPLLMAVEDVFTIEGRGTVGTGRIERGKVKVNEEVEIVGLRPEVKKTVVTGIEMFRKLLDEGQAGDNVGLLLRGVDKNDIERGMVIAAPKSITPHTKFKAQIYILSKEEGGRHTPFFAGYRPQFYFRTTDVTGSVKLPTGTEMVMPGDNANLEVELITPIAMEKESRFAIREGGHTVGAGVVTEIIA; from the coding sequence ATGGCTAAGGAAAAATTTGTAAGGTCAAAGCCACACGTTAACATCGGCACCATCGGGCACATCGATCATGGTAAGACCACTTTGACGGCAGCGATCACGCACGTTTTAGCAAAGATGGGAAAAGCCCAGGAACGCCAGTATGCCGATATTGCCAAGGGCGGCACCGTAAGAGATGAAACAAAGGTTGTTACTATCTCTGTTGCCCACGTTGAATATGAAACTGACAACCGTCATTACGCGCATATTGACTGCCCCGGCCACGCTGATTACATCAAGAACATGATTACCGGCGCAGCCCAAATGGATGGCGCAATCTTAGTAGTTTCTGCTTCTGACGGCCCCATGCCTCAGACAAGAGAGCATATTCTTTTAGCGCGCCAGGTTAACGTTCCCAATATCGTAGTATTTTTAAATAAGGTTGACACGGTTTCCGATAAAGAATTAATTGATTTGGTTGAAATGGAAGTAAGAGACCTTTTGACCAAATATGGTTTCCCCGGGGATAAAACTCCCATCATCAAGGGAAGCGCCCTTAAGGCATTACAGGTAGCTGATGCCAACGCTCCGGAAGCTTCCTGTATCCATGAGCTGATGAAGGCATGCGATGAGTTTATTACGCTGCCTCCGCGCGAACTTGACAAGCCATTATTGATGGCGGTTGAGGACGTTTTCACTATTGAAGGCCGCGGGACAGTGGGAACTGGGAGGATTGAAAGAGGAAAAGTAAAAGTCAACGAGGAAGTTGAAATAGTGGGCTTGCGCCCGGAAGTAAAAAAGACAGTTGTTACCGGTATTGAAATGTTCCGCAAGCTTTTGGATGAGGGGCAAGCTGGAGACAACGTCGGGCTTTTATTAAGAGGCGTGGATAAAAATGATATTGAGCGCGGTATGGTCATCGCCGCTCCAAAATCAATTACTCCGCACACAAAGTTTAAAGCGCAGATATATATCTTAAGCAAAGAAGAGGGCGGAAGGCATACCCCATTCTTCGCGGGTTATCGTCCGCAGTTCTATTTCAGGACTACCGACGTTACCGGTTCAGTAAAATTACCTACGGGCACAGAAATGGTTATGCCCGGAGATAACGCGAATTTAGAAGTTGAATTAATCACGCCCATCGCCATGGAAAAAGAATCGCGTTTCGCTATCCGCGAAGGCGGCCATACAGTAGGCGCAGGGGTAGTCACCGAGATAATTGCATAA
- the rpsL gene encoding 30S ribosomal protein S12, which yields MPTISQLIRTGRISKRKKTKSPALKACPQRRGVCLQVRTMTPKKPNSALRKIARVRLTTGIEVTSYIPGEGHNLQEHSIVLVRGGRVKDLPGVRYHIVRGTLDSVGVNQRRQSRSKYGAKRPKEAAAPQAKK from the coding sequence ATGCCCACAATCTCGCAATTAATCAGGACTGGAAGGATTTCCAAGCGCAAGAAAACTAAATCACCGGCATTAAAGGCCTGTCCGCAGAGGCGGGGGGTTTGTCTTCAGGTGCGCACCATGACACCCAAGAAGCCTAACTCCGCGCTGCGTAAGATCGCCAGGGTGCGGCTTACTACCGGCATTGAAGTGACTTCTTATATTCCCGGTGAAGGGCACAATCTTCAGGAGCATTCTATCGTGCTTGTAAGAGGCGGCAGGGTAAAAGATCTGCCTGGGGTAAGGTATCATATTGTCCGCGGGACATTGGATTCAGTTGGTGTCAACCAAAGAAGGCAGTCGCGTTCAAAGTACGGTGCTAAAAGGCCTAAAGAAGCTGCTGCGCCACAAGCGAAAAAATAA
- the rpoC gene encoding DNA-directed RNA polymerase subunit beta', with protein sequence MDDINFFDSISVKIASPQTIKSWTKGEVKKAETINYRTLKPEKDGLFCEKIFGPVRDWECNCGRYKGIKFKGIACDRCAVTVDRSSVRRERMGHIDLAAPVTHIWFFKAVPSRLSALTDIGLRDLEKVIYYEEYVVVDPGTSPLKKNELLTEEEYQEALVKYGANFKAKIGAEAIRDILKDLDIEALCRNIRRSLEKSKEALSNRKGLKTLRILEDFKKSGNRPEWMILEILPVIPPDLRPLVPLDGGRFATSDLNDLYRRVINRNNRLKKLIELNAPEIIIRNEKRMLQEAVDALLDNGRHGRAVMGANNRPLKSLSDMLKGKQGRFRQNLLGKRVDYSGRSVIVVGPDLKLHQCGLPKQMALELFEPFIIKKLREKGFVHTIKGARRMVERGKIEVWDILDEVIRDHPVLLNRAPTLHRLGIQAFQPVLIEGKSIKIHPLVCTAFNADFDGDQMAVHVPLSLESQIEAKILMLSMNNIFSPADGRPILSPTQDIILGVAYLSKEKPGAKGEGKVFSNQDEVIVAYDDAVIELHARIKLRVESIFDFDEKTVKHARQIVETTTGKVLFNQIMPEGFGFINRELNKKRVGEIVASCYKRFGHARTIQLLDDIKKMGFDYATVGGISIGVDDMTIPLEKKEVLKEARAEVSKVEDQYRKGIITDNERKSKVIDIWTHTTDKISDLLFKGMHPFNPIFMMADSGARGSRLQVRQLAGMRGLMAKPSGEIIESPITANFREGLTVLEYFISTHGARKGLADTALKTADAGYLTRRLVDVAQEVITVEKDCGTLNGITVAAIIEGDEVVVSLKDRIVGRVALDNVVDIITDRVIVEQGEEITEEKAEMIEQLGIEKIRIRSVLTCESGRGVCTKCYGRNLATGRIVELGEAVGVIAAQSIGEPGTQLTMRTFHIGGTASRTVAQSFIKSKNAGVIKYHSLRVAKKDKDYVVLNRNGSVSINDKQGRELERYPVLQGAFLAFNEGDEIKEGIILVRWDPYTSPILTEVAGKVKYEDIKENVTIREELNPVTKLSERVVVEHKQEFHPQIIITDDKHEVLGIYPVPIGAHIIVKDGHHVAAGELIAKIPRNVVKTRDITGGLPRVAELFEARRPKDPAIISEIDGFVEFGETKKAQRLIIVRSQTGMQREYIIPHGKHPNVYKGDRVTAGQQLTDGPVVLQDILKVCGDKVLQEYLVNEVQEVYRLQGVNINDKHIEVIIRQMLKKVRIEDSGDTEFLGTQQVDKWKFHKENARVIKKDGKPALATPLLLGITKASLTTESFISAASFQETTRVLTEAASSGKTDELFGLKENVIVGHLIPSGTGFKAHREIEILKLAQAKAQEENTKETEKSKE encoded by the coding sequence ATGGATGATATTAATTTCTTTGATAGTATTTCCGTTAAGATAGCTTCTCCCCAGACGATTAAATCCTGGACTAAGGGCGAGGTAAAAAAAGCCGAGACGATCAATTACCGCACGCTTAAGCCGGAAAAAGACGGGCTTTTCTGCGAAAAGATCTTTGGGCCTGTGCGCGACTGGGAATGTAACTGCGGCAGGTATAAAGGCATTAAATTTAAGGGTATCGCCTGTGACCGTTGCGCAGTTACAGTGGATCGTTCTTCAGTAAGAAGGGAACGCATGGGCCACATCGATCTGGCCGCTCCTGTCACGCATATTTGGTTTTTTAAGGCAGTGCCATCGCGCTTATCCGCCTTGACCGATATCGGATTAAGGGATCTGGAGAAGGTTATTTACTATGAAGAATACGTCGTGGTTGACCCCGGAACAAGCCCTTTAAAGAAAAATGAGCTTTTGACTGAAGAAGAATATCAAGAAGCGCTTGTTAAATACGGCGCGAATTTCAAAGCTAAAATAGGCGCTGAAGCCATCCGCGATATATTAAAAGACCTGGACATTGAAGCGCTCTGCCGTAATATCCGCCGTTCACTTGAGAAATCTAAAGAGGCGCTTTCCAATCGCAAGGGTTTAAAAACTTTAAGGATCTTAGAGGATTTTAAGAAATCCGGCAACCGTCCGGAATGGATGATCTTAGAGATCCTGCCGGTTATCCCGCCGGATCTTCGCCCGTTGGTTCCGTTAGACGGCGGAAGGTTTGCCACATCAGATTTGAATGATTTATACAGAAGGGTTATTAACCGTAATAACCGTTTGAAGAAACTTATAGAATTAAACGCTCCAGAGATCATTATCCGCAATGAGAAGCGCATGCTTCAGGAAGCGGTAGACGCGCTCTTGGATAACGGCAGGCACGGAAGGGCGGTAATGGGGGCGAATAACCGCCCGTTAAAGTCTTTGTCGGATATGTTAAAGGGCAAACAAGGCCGTTTCCGCCAGAACCTTTTAGGTAAGCGCGTGGATTATTCCGGTCGTTCAGTTATCGTCGTGGGCCCGGATTTGAAATTGCATCAGTGCGGGCTTCCCAAGCAGATGGCCTTGGAATTGTTTGAACCGTTTATTATCAAGAAATTAAGAGAAAAAGGGTTTGTTCATACTATTAAAGGCGCGCGCCGCATGGTTGAGCGCGGGAAGATTGAGGTTTGGGATATTTTAGATGAAGTTATCCGCGACCATCCGGTGCTTTTAAACCGTGCGCCTACACTGCACCGTTTGGGCATTCAGGCGTTTCAGCCGGTTTTAATTGAGGGAAAATCCATTAAGATACATCCCTTAGTTTGCACTGCTTTTAACGCGGACTTTGACGGCGACCAGATGGCGGTACACGTGCCGTTGTCTTTAGAATCGCAGATCGAGGCTAAGATCTTAATGCTTTCCATGAACAATATTTTCTCTCCTGCCGACGGCAGGCCTATTTTAAGCCCCACGCAGGATATCATCTTAGGGGTTGCGTATTTATCCAAGGAGAAGCCCGGAGCAAAAGGCGAAGGAAAGGTCTTTTCTAATCAGGATGAAGTCATTGTGGCTTACGATGATGCCGTAATCGAACTGCACGCTAGAATTAAATTAAGGGTTGAGTCTATATTTGATTTTGACGAAAAAACAGTTAAACACGCAAGGCAAATCGTTGAAACTACAACCGGCAAGGTGCTTTTTAACCAGATCATGCCCGAAGGTTTTGGTTTTATCAACCGCGAATTAAATAAAAAAAGAGTCGGAGAGATAGTGGCTTCCTGCTATAAGCGTTTCGGCCATGCCCGCACCATTCAGCTGCTGGACGATATCAAGAAAATGGGTTTTGATTATGCTACCGTCGGAGGAATTTCCATCGGGGTTGATGATATGACTATCCCGCTGGAGAAAAAAGAGGTCTTAAAAGAGGCGCGCGCGGAAGTCTCCAAGGTAGAGGATCAATATCGAAAAGGCATTATCACTGACAACGAAAGAAAAAGTAAGGTTATAGATATCTGGACGCATACCACCGATAAGATCTCGGATCTTTTATTCAAGGGCATGCATCCGTTTAACCCGATATTTATGATGGCCGATTCCGGGGCGCGCGGATCACGCCTTCAGGTCAGGCAGCTTGCCGGCATGCGCGGGCTTATGGCAAAGCCGTCAGGCGAGATTATTGAAAGCCCGATCACCGCTAATTTTCGTGAAGGCCTAACCGTGCTGGAATATTTTATTTCTACCCACGGCGCCAGAAAAGGCCTTGCCGATACCGCTTTGAAAACTGCTGATGCCGGTTACTTGACAAGAAGGCTTGTGGATGTGGCGCAGGAAGTTATTACCGTTGAAAAAGACTGCGGCACATTAAACGGGATTACTGTAGCGGCGATCATTGAAGGCGATGAAGTGGTGGTAAGCCTCAAAGACAGGATTGTTGGGCGCGTGGCGCTTGATAACGTGGTGGATATTATTACCGACCGGGTTATCGTGGAGCAGGGCGAAGAGATCACCGAAGAAAAAGCCGAGATGATCGAACAGCTGGGTATTGAAAAAATACGCATCAGAAGCGTTTTGACTTGTGAATCCGGACGCGGGGTTTGCACCAAGTGTTACGGCAGAAACCTTGCCACAGGAAGAATTGTGGAGTTAGGCGAGGCGGTTGGGGTTATTGCCGCGCAGAGTATCGGTGAACCCGGCACGCAGCTTACCATGAGGACCTTCCATATCGGGGGAACTGCTTCCAGGACCGTTGCCCAGTCATTTATTAAAAGCAAAAACGCAGGTGTGATTAAATACCATAGCTTAAGAGTCGCCAAGAAAGATAAAGACTACGTTGTCTTAAACAGGAACGGTTCAGTCAGCATTAATGATAAGCAGGGTAGAGAGCTGGAGCGTTATCCTGTTTTACAGGGCGCATTTTTGGCCTTTAATGAGGGCGATGAAATCAAGGAAGGCATTATTTTGGTGCGTTGGGATCCTTACACCTCTCCTATCTTGACTGAAGTCGCCGGTAAAGTTAAATACGAGGATATAAAGGAAAACGTTACTATCCGCGAGGAGTTAAATCCGGTAACTAAATTAAGCGAGCGCGTGGTTGTTGAGCATAAGCAGGAATTTCACCCGCAGATCATCATTACCGACGATAAACATGAAGTTTTAGGTATTTATCCTGTTCCGATAGGCGCGCATATTATTGTCAAAGACGGCCATCATGTGGCAGCCGGTGAGTTAATCGCTAAGATCCCCAGAAACGTGGTAAAGACCCGCGATATTACCGGCGGCCTTCCGCGCGTGGCGGAATTATTTGAAGCCCGCCGCCCCAAGGATCCGGCGATCATAAGCGAAATAGACGGTTTTGTGGAATTCGGAGAGACCAAAAAAGCGCAGCGGCTGATCATTGTGCGTTCCCAGACCGGAATGCAAAGAGAATATATTATCCCGCACGGGAAACATCCCAACGTTTATAAGGGGGACCGCGTTACCGCCGGGCAGCAGCTCACCGACGGTCCGGTAGTCTTGCAGGATATCTTAAAGGTCTGCGGTGATAAGGTGCTTCAGGAATATCTGGTCAACGAGGTCCAGGAAGTTTATCGTTTGCAAGGGGTCAATATCAACGATAAGCACATTGAAGTTATTATCCGCCAGATGTTGAAAAAGGTAAGAATTGAAGATTCCGGGGATACTGAATTCTTAGGCACCCAACAGGTAGATAAGTGGAAATTCCATAAGGAAAATGCCAGGGTGATAAAAAAGGATGGCAAGCCTGCTTTAGCCACACCGTTATTGCTTGGCATTACCAAAGCATCTTTGACTACCGAAAGCTTTATTTCCGCGGCAAGCTTCCAAGAGACCACTCGCGTTCTTACAGAAGCCGCCTCTTCAGGCAAGACAGATGAGTTGTTCGGCCTTAAAGAGAATGTTATCGTAGGCCACTTGATTCCGTCAGGCACCGGCTTTAAAGCCCATCGGGAAATTGAAATCTTGAAACTTGCTCAAGCTAAGGCGCAAGAAGAAAACACAAAAGAAACAGAAAAATCAAAGGAATAA
- the rplC gene encoding 50S ribosomal protein L3 produces the protein MKALIGKKIGMTHVFDAKGAFAAVTALEVGPCFVLAVGDKNVQLGFGQVKQKHLKKPQAGMFKKINVSPCKFIREVEKEAGQEYKIGDQAKVDLFKEGDFVDVAGISLGKGFQGGMKRWHWQGGPKTHGSTSHRRIGSIGSSTTPGRVWKGHHLPGHMGAVRVTSENLKIIKVDAEKNIMLVNGSVPGHKDSLIVIRKAKKKVQKVK, from the coding sequence ATGAAAGCCTTGATAGGAAAGAAAATAGGGATGACGCATGTTTTTGACGCTAAAGGAGCGTTTGCCGCAGTTACCGCTTTAGAGGTGGGGCCGTGCTTTGTTTTAGCAGTCGGCGATAAAAATGTCCAGCTGGGTTTTGGGCAGGTTAAACAGAAGCACTTAAAGAAGCCGCAAGCAGGGATGTTCAAGAAGATAAATGTCAGCCCTTGTAAATTTATCCGCGAAGTGGAAAAAGAAGCGGGGCAGGAATATAAAATCGGCGATCAGGCTAAGGTGGATCTTTTTAAGGAAGGCGACTTTGTGGATGTGGCAGGGATTTCACTGGGCAAAGGTTTTCAGGGCGGCATGAAAAGATGGCATTGGCAAGGCGGCCCTAAGACGCACGGTTCAACATCGCATCGGCGTATCGGTTCAATTGGTTCAAGCACTACTCCCGGCAGAGTCTGGAAAGGGCATCATTTGCCCGGCCACATGGGAGCGGTCAGGGTTACTTCTGAGAATTTGAAGATTATCAAGGTGGACGCGGAAAAAAATATTATGCTGGTTAATGGTTCTGTGCCCGGCCACAAAGACAGCCTTATTGTGATAAGAAAAGCGAAAAAGAAAGTTCAAAAGGTTAAATAA